One window from the genome of Parasteatoda tepidariorum isolate YZ-2023 chromosome 8, CAS_Ptep_4.0, whole genome shotgun sequence encodes:
- the LOC107448623 gene encoding uncharacterized protein: protein MSRSLIRKAFELIEDDYKSRISDNKSKLPKKHSCCQKKNTFGSQYATNSEAFDWKIGKSNPKCKPNLDSSKIDRTEENLSILKQLSQLRPKPAAAQKIIEYQRKLQSKRYLEPEIPEPEPESILFPEEKKKKKRRKVEEF, encoded by the exons ATGTCTCGATCACTAATACGTAAAGCTTTTGAACTAATTGAAGACGATTATAAATCTCGCATCAGTG ataATAAATCCAAGCTTCCCAAGAAACATTCATGCTGtcaaaagaaaaacacttttgGATCACAATATGCCACAAATTCTGAAGCCTTTGATTGGAAAATAGGAAAAAGTAATCCAAAATGCAAGCCCAATTTAG attcCAGCAAAATTGATAGAACTGAAGAGAATCtgagtattttaaaacagttaagtCAACTGAGGCCGAAACCAGCTGCTGCTCAAAag atCATAGAATATCAAAGAAAATTGCAAAGTAAGCGCTATTTAGAACCAGAAATTCCTGAGCCTGAGCCAGAATCTATATTATTTcctgaagagaaaaaaaagaaaaagagaagaaaagtggaagaattttaa
- the LOC139426317 gene encoding uncharacterized protein (The sequence of the model RefSeq protein was modified relative to this genomic sequence to represent the inferred CDS: added 63 bases not found in genome assembly) produces the protein MADENKNNEEKSLIGLYDVETMTDKELKDYIGVLVEEKEKVKLLLIQLERDRHEITDFLHNTNREILNRIESLIQKNSTIQKQLDETFHSLKQNERENLAAELELEMKDAECNFKAFEKIQLAKTQQGEEKRYQQRLLECVVREYEKNNIDEKFVLFNRREKEEQLIVSKEKNLNELQTIAEKCIQTFHDSTHNFQKEKVAKIIKIFESRVNDNIVRHPFSKYAEELAIYFEEILCKNLETSTALKKEVEKLGNELNNLQLLIRDSKRGNEQLKFNKHPSITSTDLNVQNERVVDQIEMKDELKNAKINEDSLYDLIYENDVLNVKLRNISKERDTLRNRFISNQRKIYQKSDFKSFLLEKMLFALQSKNIFPEIPTQYAVLPKRKERKDISPVQDIPKSHLMIKVEGKSLGSQ, from the coding sequence atggccgacgaaaataaaaataatgaggaAAAATCACTCATTGGTCTTTATGATGTTGAAACAATGACAGATAAGGAATTGAAAGATTACATCGGTGTTTTGGTAGAAGAGaaggaaaaagttaaattgcttttaattcaGTTAGAAAGAGACAGGCATGAAATCACAGATTTTCTTCATAATACGAATAGAGAAATTCTCAATAGAATCGAAagtttaattcagaaaaattctaCTATTCAAAAACAATTGGACGAAACTTTTCATAGcttgaaacaaaatgaaaggGAAAATCTAGCTGCCGAACTTGAGCTTGAAATGAAAGATGCCGAATGCAACTTcaaagcatttgaaaaaattcaattggcGAAGACTCAACAAGGGGAAGAAAAACGATACCAACAAAGACTTCTAGAATGTGTTGTTCGAGAATACGAAAAGAATAACATCGatgaaaaatttgttctatTTAACAGGAGAGAGAAAGAAGAACAACTGATTGTTtccaaagaaaagaatttaaacgaATTACAGACCATCGCCGAAAAATGCATACAAACGTTCCATGATAGTACTCACAATttccagaaagaaaaagtggctaaaattataaaaatttttgaatccaGGGTAAATGATAATATCGTGCGACATCCTTTCTCAAAGTATGCTGAGGAATTGGCGATTTATTTCGAAGAAATCCTCTgtaaaaatttggaaacttCTACCGCTCTTAAAAAAGAAGTAGAGAAACTTGGAAACGAGCTGAATAACTTGCAGTTACTAATACGGGATTCCAAACGGGGAAatgagcaattaaaatttaataaacatccTTCTATTACGTCGACGGATTTGAATGTACAAAATGAAAGAGTTGTTGATCAAATAGAAATGAAAGATGAATTAAAGAATGCAAAGATAAACGAGGATTCACTTTATGATCTAATTTACGAGAATgatgttttaaatgtaaagttgaggaatatttcaaaagaaagagaTACATTAAGAAATCGATTTATATCGAATCAGAGGAAGATTTATCAGAAATCagatttcaaaagttttctcTTAGAGAAAATGTTATTTGCTTTGCAAAGTAAGAATATATTTCCAGAAATTCCAACTCAGTACGCGGTACTTCCCAAAAGAAAAGAACGTAAGGACATATCGCCAGTT